In Oscillatoria acuminata PCC 6304, a single window of DNA contains:
- the moeB gene encoding molybdopterin-synthase adenylyltransferase MoeB has protein sequence MLNPNLDEIQLNSDDYERYSRHLILPEIGVEGQKRLKAASVLCIGTGGLGAPLLLYLAAAGVGRIGIVDFDVVDTSNLQRQVIHGTSWVNKPKIESAKNRILEINPFCQVDLYNTRLSAENALDILKPYDIVVDGTDNFPTRYLVNDACVLLDKPNVYGSIYRFEGQATVFNYQGGPNYRDLYPEPPPPGMVPSCAEGGVLGILPGIIGVIQATETVKIITGAGNTLSGRLLLYNALDMKFRELKLRPNPVRPVIEELIDYEQFCGIPQAKAAEAQQQMEISEMTAPELKQLMDSGAKDFVLIDVRNPNEYEIAQIPGSVLVPLPDIEQGKGVEKVKELANGHRLIAHCKMGGRSAKALGILKEAGIEGTNLKGGIAAWSQEVDPSVPQY, from the coding sequence ATGTTAAATCCCAATCTGGACGAAATCCAGTTAAACTCAGACGATTACGAACGCTACTCCCGTCATTTAATCTTACCCGAAATTGGAGTAGAAGGACAAAAGCGCCTGAAAGCCGCCAGCGTCCTTTGTATCGGCACCGGAGGTCTCGGTGCACCCTTGTTGCTCTATTTAGCTGCTGCCGGGGTCGGACGCATTGGCATCGTGGATTTCGATGTCGTAGATACCTCCAACCTGCAACGGCAAGTTATTCACGGCACTTCCTGGGTCAACAAACCCAAAATCGAATCGGCGAAAAACCGCATTCTGGAAATTAATCCCTTCTGCCAAGTTGACCTCTACAACACCCGGTTAAGTGCAGAAAATGCCCTAGATATCCTCAAACCCTACGATATTGTCGTAGATGGCACCGATAACTTCCCCACGCGGTACTTAGTCAACGATGCCTGCGTCTTGTTAGATAAACCGAACGTCTACGGTTCCATCTACCGCTTTGAAGGTCAAGCGACGGTGTTTAATTATCAAGGCGGTCCCAACTACCGCGACTTGTACCCGGAACCACCACCGCCAGGAATGGTCCCCTCCTGTGCCGAAGGTGGAGTATTAGGCATTTTACCGGGAATTATTGGGGTGATCCAAGCGACAGAAACCGTGAAAATTATTACGGGTGCTGGAAATACCCTGAGCGGTCGGCTGTTGCTTTATAATGCTTTGGATATGAAATTCCGAGAGTTGAAATTGCGGCCCAATCCAGTTCGGCCCGTGATTGAAGAACTGATTGATTATGAACAGTTTTGCGGAATTCCTCAAGCAAAAGCAGCGGAGGCTCAACAACAAATGGAAATTTCAGAAATGACCGCCCCTGAACTCAAGCAACTGATGGACAGTGGTGCAAAAGATTTTGTCCTGATTGATGTTCGCAACCCGAACGAGTATGAAATTGCTCAAATTCCCGGTTCAGTTCTGGTCCCTCTGCCGGATATTGAACAAGGGAAGGGTGTGGAGAAGGTCAAAGAATTGGCAAATGGTCATCGTTTGATTGCTCATTGCAAAATGGGCGGGCGATCGGCTAAAGCCCTAGGAATTTTGAAGGAAGCAGGCATTGAAGGAACAAACCTCAAAGGTGGGATTGCCGCCTGGAGTCAAGAGGTAGATCCGTCGGTGCCGCAGTATTAA
- a CDS encoding Mov34/MPN/PAD-1 family protein, translated as MILTLTATHEATIRTHAERTYPEECCGFLLGEITPTGKTVVEVWETENAWNPETAVELSSSSTLTKERRYTIHPKDLLRAQKQGRDRQLKIIGIYHSHPDYPAIPSECDREYAWAEYSYIIVSVEQGQATHLTNWSLDETHHFQLEPLVIATAEP; from the coding sequence ATGATTCTCACACTCACGGCAACTCACGAGGCTACCATTCGCACCCATGCTGAACGCACCTATCCCGAGGAGTGCTGTGGATTCCTCTTAGGTGAGATTACACCCACAGGTAAAACGGTGGTGGAAGTCTGGGAAACTGAAAATGCCTGGAATCCAGAAACCGCCGTGGAATTATCCTCCTCGTCAACCTTGACAAAAGAACGGCGATATACTATACATCCAAAAGACCTGCTGAGAGCGCAGAAACAAGGACGCGATCGCCAGCTTAAAATTATCGGCATCTATCACTCCCATCCCGACTATCCCGCCATTCCGTCCGAGTGCGATCGCGAATATGCTTGGGCGGAATACTCCTATATTATTGTCTCTGTAGAACAAGGCCAAGCCACCCACCTGACCAACTGGTCTTTAGACGAAACCCATCACTTCCAACTCGAACCCCTCGTGATTGCAACGGCTGAACCCTAA